The Neoarius graeffei isolate fNeoGra1 chromosome 10, fNeoGra1.pri, whole genome shotgun sequence sequence CTTTGTCTGCAGGTCGACACTCACATTCATGCTGCTGCCTGCATGAACCAGAAACATCTTCTGCGCTTCATCAAGAGGTCCTACCACGTCGATGCTGACCGAGTGGTGCACAATATCAAGGGCAAGGACATGACCCTGAAGGAACTTTTCGCCTCCCTCAATCTGCATCCCTATGACCTGACCGTGGATTCACTGGATGTGCATGCTGTAGGTTCTATTCTCACACCAATGGAATCCATATGGCTGATTGGGTCTAaccctgcaattaaaaaaaaaaaaatgctattaaATCCCAGTTGAACCATCTACACCCTTGGTCATTTCAAGGGTTCTAAGActgtgctggcaaaaatgtattacTCCTGGTGATAACTTGTGAAACCGGTATGTTTAGACCTCTGACTTTTACACTGTCATCTGATCCTCAGTCCTGTTTCTCCAGGGTAGACAAACCTTCCAACGCTTTGATAAGTTCAATGCCAAGTACAACCCTGTAGGGGCCAGTGAACTGCGTGACCTTTATCTGAAGACTGAGAACTACATTGGAGGAGAATACTTTGCCACCATCATTAAGGTGAGAAGTTGAAGGTACACAGTGAAACTACCAGCTCCTATGAGTTTAACATCATCGTTGAATAGCTATCCTTCATTTGCGTTTGGAAAAACGGGCTTTTCATTAAAAACTCCAATAATATCTAATCGCAGCTAATTAGTTGATTTAGTGGTTGATCAGCTTGGATCTTTGTGACACAGGAAGTGGCAGGTGATCTCGAGGATGCCAAGTACCAGTATGCCGAGCCTCGTCTGTCCATCTATGGTTGCAATCCCAATGAGTGGACAAAACTCTCCAGCTGGTTCAACAAGAACAGGGTGTTTTCCCTTAACCTCAAGTGGATGATTCAAGTCCCCAGAATCTAGTATGTTCTGATAATGTTTTGCACATTAAACACGTAGAAGCTGTATATGTCCAGACCAATTTGTCCTGGAATCTTGTGAAATATGGTAGAATTGTATGTCTTTAAAAGGTTTCGATAATTATACATGCATGGAGTATTGTTCACATTTACAGCCAACAAGTTTGAATTTGTTTAACTCTtttcttacattacaggcatttagcaaactcttatccagagcaatgtagaacatacccagagcagcctggggagcagttgggggtataggtgccttgctcaagggcacttcaggcattcctgctggtccagggaatcaaaccagtgaccttttggtcccaaaactgcttctctgaccattaggccatggcctccCCATGACCACAGTCTAATTTTATGCGTGTATTCATAGTTATTTATAAAACAGAAAATagtacaagtttaaaaaaaattttatgaACAGGTGTGCCCAAACATTTGAGTGGTAAATTATtaaaatggggcggcatggtagtgtagtggttagcgctgttgcctcacagcaagaaggtccgggttcgagccccgtggccggcgagggcctttctgtgtggagtttgcatgttctccccgtgtccgcgtgggtttcctccgggtgctccggtttcccccacagtccaaagacatgcaggttaggttaactggtgactctaaattgaccgtaggtgtgaatgtgagtgtgaatggttgtctgtgtctatgtgtcagccctgtgatgacctggcgacttgtccagggtgtaccccgcctttcgcccgtagtcagctgggataggctccagcttgcctgcgaccctgtagaacaggataaagcggctagagataatgagatgagatgagattatgaagACGCACTTTACACACTATATTCCACTCTATAGCTCTTTTGCTATGAGTGCCTACCTCACATTTTTTTATCCATATCCAACATTTTTCCAGTCCCTAATGGATTTAAAATGGCTTGTAAATCATTATGATTCTGTTGTCTCCTCATCCAGTGACATTTTCAGAGCCAGGAACTTTGTGCCTCACTTTGGGCAGATGCTTGAGAATATCTTCATGCCCATTTTCGAGGCCACCATCAACCCCCAGTCCAACCCTGAACTGAGCATCTTCCTGCAAAATGTAAGCGACTCAACAAGAGCAATACACAACCTAAAGTCAttcatacatacagtatacaaaTAAAGTCACAAAATAAGTAATAAACGCCACATTCCTAGTTATTGTGTTATCCATCCTCCCATCTCCAGTCTAGTGGTTTTATTCCTACAGCGTATcctgaaataagatttttttaaaaaggcaaaAATCAATCCTACTTTGACACTCTCAGACTCAGAGGAAGATTGTACATGACATGTCAGAAATGTCATGAAGAATGGGCAAAGACTAGGCAAGCATTCTGACAGTGTTAGAACAGATATGTCAGGATGAATAATAGGAGGATTGTGGGTGAACCCAAAAGCTTTACAAAGGATAGACAAGAGTTTGTAGGCAGTTATGAGGGAAAATTAATATCACATTCAGAAATGACGTGCTGCATTGTGCTGCAAAATGGTACAATTTGTCCACGACTAATCCATTATATAAACATAATTTTAAAAATTGACTATCTTGTTATTTGTGAAAACAATGGTaaaatctaacttttaattaatttTGTCACCTTCACTTAAGGATATGGAAATGTTTTCACTCAACTGTCTgtcgtacactctcagaaaataaagtacattattgtacctttaggggtacaccagcttgtcactggggcagtaccctctacccTCTGTCTCTGTACTCTTTATATACTGCATATGAActtgtatgtacctttttggcgctaaaaaggttcacatagttaccttgaggtctaataatgagccctagagggtatattagtgtagattgtaccttgagggacagaaatggactcctaacgtatccctatttctgacagtgcactGTCTGAACAGTCTATGGGTACATCTTTCCTTTCATGTTCACAGATCACAGGCTTTGACAGTGTGGATGACGAATCCAAGCACAGCGGTCACATGTTCTCTACAAAGAGCCCTAAGCCAAATGAGTGGGATGGTGTGAAGAACCCATCTTATACTTACTACATCTACTACATGTATGCCAACATTGCCATGCTCAACCAGCTGCGCAAGTAAGTGTCAAGAAAACAGGAAGTGGAGCATGAAAAATACCACCCAAGTCCCAACTGTGATATGAATTTAATTAGTTTGTTTTGGGTAGATAAACTTACTCACTTACCTCAGTCGGGCCCAATGTCATGATCTATATTTGGTCCGTACTACGCTAGTGCCAGTGGTACCTAAGCGTAGGGGTCACCTCTCCTCCAACACTGATGGAAAAACCTGTATATAGATAAACCTGGTGGATGCAGTTTAGACCAGCAGAGGTCCTGAAGACTTAATAGAGCTGCTTTGATAACTCGGAGATAACTCTAAATTGTATAGTTCTGTAATATGTGTATTTGTGATTTTTTCAGGGAGAGAGGAATGAACACATTCCTGTTCAGGCCACATTGTGGAGAGGCAGGAGCTATCACCCACCTGTTGGCCTGTTTCATGACAGCTGACAACATCTCCCATGGTCTCAACCTCAAGAAGGTCAGTGTGTTACCTGTTTGCATTAACAGGTGGCGCCAGTTACAGCTGTATTTATTCTGAGAACTGATGCGGTATTGGGTCAGAATTGAATGTTCTGTGCTAGTGACCAGATGTTTGTTCGATTACTAGGATTGCCAGATAACCACTGTTGGGACTgttaagcatggctgttaacactGTAAAGCCAATCTCTTTTGAATAAAAGTatctgttaaataaataaatagataaataatagATTTAAAATGATTAGAAGGAAAAATCTTGGGTATAAAAAGCATATCTATAAAACATATCTACAGTATGAAACAGAAATATGCATTTACAGACACAGGGTTATATAATATAAATGCAGACAGACATAAAAGACAGAGTAAAACATCAACTCGCCCTAACCATCACTTTAGTATATTTATACCTGAAAACCCAAAGTACAGTGCAGATTGCCACTAATCATCCTTCACAGTCTAATATGTAATATGTAAACACCCAGAAGTGTGAAGTTAGAAGTAAATAATCAATGACGGGGTTGAGTGATGCGGCCAGATATGACGCAAAGTTAATGTTACCACCCCAACATTGATTATTATCCTACAAAAGCAcattccaaagtgttttatttctcttataccacagcgaaaagaaaaaaaaacttaaaaggaACAGCTTTGCCCTTGATTGTGCAAAGTGCTCACTCTGGAGATGCCTATCGAAAATGCTAAATAAttatctcctcacagaaaacattCAACAATTACACACAACCTTTTCAAACCATTTAAAGGATTTGGAGTCCCTGTGACTCCCATATGGAGTCCCTGTGTAGGTCGCTACTACAGAAACAGTAACaggagaatgagtgcattaatattaaCCAAGGGTTTGTCTTGCAGCCATAACTACGGTCTCAGCTGGGGTTGTAGAACATCAATTGGTGAGTtttgaattgggggggggggaaggtttGTGAGCGTCACAGGATCCATGTCTCAACCTTAGATGGTCACATCCCACGACATGGCATTCAAAATCAGTGACCTCTTCCCATGAAAGTTCGTTCTTAACCATGTTGAGTGATGAAAAATACCAAGCTCGCTATAAGACTAGTTTGGAAGTCATTCAACACATAAAATGTGTTCTGTATATCTCTCTGTCCCATAGAGCCCAGTCCTGCAGTATCTGTACTTCCTGGCCCAGATTCCGATTGCCATGTCTCCTCTTAGCAACAACAGTCTCTTTCTGGAGTATAACAAAAATCCACTACTGGAGTTCCATAAGAAGGGCCTGATGATATCTCTGTCCACTGATGACCCCATGCAATTCCACTACACCAAGGTAAGATATGACTGggccagaaaagaaaaaaaaagttgcagtGCAGTGTAATAATATACACTGACTGGCCACTTTAATCGGAACTTGTtcctgattctaagattcctgttcttagctggcaggagtggaacccaatgtggtcttctgctgttgcatgctgagatgcttttctgctcaccatggttgtaaagacttgctatgagttgctatagccttcctggcagctctaaccaatctggccattttcctctgacctctcttatcaacaaggcgtttgtttccatggacagaactgtcgctcagtcaatgtttttttgtttttcgcaccattctgtgtaaactctagagactgttgtgtgtgtgaaaaccccaggagatcagcagtttctgaaatactcaaaccagtccatttggcaccaacacccatgccacagtgaaagtcacacttgagatcacaattttttccattcCGATGttcgaagtgaacattaactgaagctattgatttgtatctgcatgatttgatgcactgtgctgctgtcaaggaattggctgattagataactgcataaaaccgcaggtggatgggtgtacctaataaagtttaAGTAAGTATAAATGTAAGTAAACATAATGGCTGGGGGCACTAATGTGCATAGAATAGTGTAGGGAATCTttggaaaaaaatgtaaaatggtgAAGTAAATATGCTTCTGTCCTTCAGGAACCCTTGATGGAGGAATACGCAATTGCAGCTCAGGTGTTCAAGCTCAGCACCTGTGATATGTGTGAAATTGCAAGGAACAGTGTCCTGCAGAGTGGCCTGTCACATGAGGTATGGTTTATTATTTTGAGTATCAGTTTTATGGCACACTTAACTTGACTGAGTCCATGTGAATAACACCTGCTCATCGACAATAAATAGACATTACTGAAACTAGTCTTTGTCAATCATTGGGAATCATTAAAGTTTACATGTTCATCGTAGTCTACTGTACATAAAATGTACATAAATACAACTATGTAAACCTGTGTGTGATTTAGATTACAAATTGATTTGCAGTATTTCTTTTTCTATCGTTAACAATGGATATCGACAATTTAATTCATCCCCCCAACAGGAGAAGGTTCGGTTCCTGGGTACTAATTATTTGAAGGAGGGTCCAGGAGGCAATGATATACGCAAGACAAATGTGGCTCAGATCCGTATGGCCTATCGCTACGAGACTCTGTGCTATGAGCTTGGCCTCATTAAAGAAGGCGTCATGGGTGACTAAATGGTTATAAACTCttgctctctaacacacacacacacacacacacacacacacacacacacacacacacacacacacacatgtgcctTAATCTGTAGCATCTAACTTTATATTTTAGACCCACTGATAAATAATTGGTTAAGTTAAAAAATgattaaagttaatattttgtatACAGAATAAAATAGTATACAAAACGAGATGTAGTTTTGGACAGATCACTGTGGATTTTCGACTGAACAAACTTGTCAAGCATGGAATAGCACTAAGTCATGCCATCCAACATCTTTTACCATTATATAACATCAGATTTCATTAAATTTTTGAAGGTGTAAACAGGACAAGATCGAGTTTCTTCATACAAGTTTATCTGCTGTTCCATTATATAATTGTGGTTCCCATTATAGGGTCCTGGGAATCTCCAAGGGTCTGTAGCATTAAAacaaatatatttatttgtttgtttgtttatttatttatttttaaggttTCAAGGAGATGGACATCACAAACATACAGAGCCCCTGAAGTCCCAAaaggtgacctttttttttaatcttgtgggaacaagttattaCCTCATGTGCAAATGTTAACAACTTGTGTGCACAAgataaactagaagggcattcgGTCGAGCGCATATTTCCGCCAAGCCACAgagtatcaacatcaaaatcaaatcatgacTTGAACCTAGGACAATGCTAAagttgtccaccaaatttcaccaaaatccaTTCAATATGTTTTGAGttacctggatctgcatacatatctggatcttggatccacatatatatccagatttgcatcaaaatctcatcAATTGTTCATTGGCCCATGGCTGACCTTTCctaaaaatttcatcaaaatctgttcactcgtctattttttgagttatgttgggaacaaacaaaataaatcctGGATCTGTATACATATCTGGAGCTtggctccacatacatatctggatttgcatcaaaatctaatcacttgttccttggcaaaatattaatataaatatttaatcaaaatctgttcagtactttgagttacgctgggaacaaacaaacaaacggaggcgaaaacataaccttcttcaACAAAGTGGGTGAAGGTAAAAAATATATCGCAGTTCACGACTTTAGGGTCTCCGTACAGTCATCTCCAATCAAAGTCTTTACAatttttatcattattatttatccaggggcggcacggtggtgtagtggttagcgctgtcgcctcacagcaagaaggtccgggttcgagccccgtggacggcaagggcctttttgtgcagagtttgcatgttctccccgtgtccgcgtgggtttcctccgggtgctccggtttcccccacagtccaaagacatgcaggttaggctaactggtgactctaaattgaccgtaggtgtgaatgtgagtgtgaatggttgtctgtgtctatgtgtcagccctgtgatgatctggcgacttgtccagggtgtaccccgcctttcgcccgtagtcagctgggataggctccagcttgcctgtgaccctgtagaacaggataaagcagctagagatgagatgagattatttatccatccatccatccattatctgtagccgcttatcctgttctacagggtcgcaggcaagctggagcctatcccagctgactacgggcgaaaggcggggtacaccctggacaagtcgccaggtcatcacagggctaacacatagacacaaacaaccattcacactcacattcacacctatggtcaatttagaatcaccagttaacctaacctgcatgcctttggactgtgggggaaaccggagcacctggaggaaacccacgtggacatggggagaacatgcaaactccacacagaaaggtcctcatcggccgctgggctcaaactcaggaccttcttgctgtgaggtgacagtcagtgcgtttacatgcacatagagaaaatcgaatttcttccGTAGctagactgaaatcgaagttctaaatgccatggaaacaccttagctcggctgaaatcgaaccgaactggatttctcgtaatcgagctacgcgacctagattatgcgattgtagccgaactacttagtgcatgtaaaccctatcgagctacgtagtcgagctacttacttcagcactgccccttccggaagtgacgagtgacgagaccacaagcgggaagcacaacagcctcggttggcatgacaacagtagtagtagcgagcagcatccatcttctctctctcgatgttgctgtcctcgttgtcgttcttcttgtgaacacggaactgataactttgtttatactcttgaatagctcttcatgacgacaaccggaagtgtaccaacacgatggggcgtgtagcgccacctgtggctcgggtgcacaatgtacctcacacaatagctcgatttccttgtgtgcatgtaggattggatttctctggcacccctgctgggacccttagctcgattactgacagtagctcgatttggatgtgcatgtaaacgcactgactggtaaccactacaccaccttgccacccccattattattattcatctcatctcattatctctagccgctttatcctgttctacagggtcgcaggcaagctggagcctatcccagctgactacgggcgaaaggtggggtacaccctggacaag is a genomic window containing:
- the ampd1 gene encoding AMP deaminase 1, which translates into the protein MPKVQLPETDDRMRAFAEKVFASETKDEDVREEISLFGVAECPILNQELAHHVTMDDDIERRKKYIHRSQQLEDTPLYLEVPHFQRVTITGDYADGVTMDDFEVACKGLYRALSIREKYMRLALQRFPQTASQYLHELEEEKWNPEDQVQPVFSSPPKEGEDPFNTKSLASNAGYVARIRDGVIYVYKDAAAADKHQPLPLPAPDYATFIDDMNFLIALIAQGPTKTYTHRRLRFLMSKFNVHEMLNEMEELKELKKNPHRDFYNCRKVDTHIHAAACMNQKHLLRFIKRSYHVDADRVVHNIKGKDMTLKELFASLNLHPYDLTVDSLDVHAGRQTFQRFDKFNAKYNPVGASELRDLYLKTENYIGGEYFATIIKEVAGDLEDAKYQYAEPRLSIYGCNPNEWTKLSSWFNKNRVFSLNLKWMIQVPRIYDIFRARNFVPHFGQMLENIFMPIFEATINPQSNPELSIFLQNITGFDSVDDESKHSGHMFSTKSPKPNEWDGVKNPSYTYYIYYMYANIAMLNQLRKERGMNTFLFRPHCGEAGAITHLLACFMTADNISHGLNLKKSPVLQYLYFLAQIPIAMSPLSNNSLFLEYNKNPLLEFHKKGLMISLSTDDPMQFHYTKEPLMEEYAIAAQVFKLSTCDMCEIARNSVLQSGLSHEEKVRFLGTNYLKEGPGGNDIRKTNVAQIRMAYRYETLCYELGLIKEGVMGD